The Halalkalibacter krulwichiae genome has a segment encoding these proteins:
- a CDS encoding phage tail domain-containing protein encodes MLKIFYTTYNGQSIELYSYPFRVYLVEGLGDVEAEIQAQKSPYQDGSTFLDAVLQERHITIGLKIIGDNEVELSQRKRRLSSIFNPKLGLGILKVAIANEIYEIEAAAESVPFYPDGKTNRGKYFQKAQINLICPKPYWQSPIIRTEELNAFVPKLKYPTTYPVTYGTRGSEATLTNDGHVATPVEIVFEGPAVEPIITNRTTGEFIKIRRELGAGEKLVINTAFGRDRKVEIDRGNGVIENAWGYIDIWESALFQLEVGSNIIEHNALSGYGSVTVSFKNQYVGI; translated from the coding sequence TTGTTAAAGATATTTTATACAACATATAATGGTCAAAGTATTGAATTATATAGCTATCCCTTTCGTGTCTATCTTGTAGAAGGTTTAGGGGATGTAGAAGCGGAGATTCAAGCTCAAAAATCTCCCTATCAAGATGGTTCGACTTTTCTAGATGCAGTTTTACAAGAGCGTCATATAACAATAGGGTTGAAGATTATAGGTGATAATGAGGTTGAATTATCACAGCGTAAGAGGCGGCTATCAAGTATTTTTAACCCGAAGTTAGGGTTGGGGATATTAAAGGTGGCGATAGCTAATGAAATTTATGAAATTGAAGCTGCAGCTGAAAGTGTCCCTTTTTACCCTGACGGAAAAACTAATCGCGGTAAGTATTTTCAAAAGGCGCAGATAAATTTGATTTGCCCAAAACCGTACTGGCAATCGCCAATTATTCGAACAGAGGAATTGAATGCGTTTGTTCCAAAACTGAAATATCCTACTACTTACCCTGTTACCTATGGAACACGTGGATCGGAGGCAACGTTAACAAATGATGGCCATGTCGCTACTCCTGTGGAGATTGTGTTTGAAGGTCCCGCCGTGGAACCGATTATCACCAACCGAACAACGGGCGAATTTATAAAAATTCGGCGTGAACTAGGTGCTGGTGAAAAGTTGGTCATCAACACTGCGTTTGGACGTGATCGGAAAGTTGAGATAGATCGTGGGAATGGTGTGATCGAGAATGCATGGGGCTACATTGATATCTGGGAATCTGCGTTATTTCAACTAGAAGTAGGTTCGAATATTATTGAACACAATGCTTTAAGTGGTTACGGTTCGGTGACTGTATCTTTTAAAAATCAGTATGTAGGTATATAG
- a CDS encoding siphovirus ReqiPepy6 Gp37-like family protein produces the protein MQSIKILSNEFEPLFDTTDYVSMMFTERWHGVGEFQLVIHREANGVEYIQKDALIALASNKVGIVKHREIQLDENGKETENWLFKGWTLKGLALQRITVPPSHTAYDRRSADAETVMKHYVLNNLVSPEDPRRAMNNVVIAANQQRGQSISWQSRFKNLAEELEAISLASGLGWDIVLDTSNNQFLLDVYEGKNLSVDNQDGHSPVFFSPEFGNLRSQGFVDSDLDYRNIGYVGGQGEGVEREIIELGEAAGINRYEVFIDARDIGGEDEEGNEITPEEEKAMLSDRGQQKLDEMQNEMYLEAQIMSPVSQTVYEHEFIGYASPYQPLYDRKKKTELFGPFVYEKDYNLGDIVTVMNRAWGVIADQRITEITEIHEASGFQLEATFGLARPTLISKLKRQFSQMEGEVKR, from the coding sequence ATGCAATCAATTAAGATTTTATCTAATGAATTTGAACCTCTTTTTGATACTACTGATTACGTGAGTATGATGTTTACCGAGCGTTGGCATGGTGTAGGAGAGTTTCAATTAGTCATTCATCGTGAAGCAAATGGAGTTGAATATATCCAAAAGGATGCTTTAATCGCTTTGGCTTCCAATAAAGTCGGGATCGTGAAGCATAGAGAAATCCAATTAGATGAGAACGGTAAAGAGACTGAGAATTGGCTGTTCAAGGGCTGGACGTTAAAAGGTTTAGCTTTGCAACGTATTACGGTTCCACCTTCTCATACTGCATATGACAGACGTTCTGCCGATGCAGAAACGGTTATGAAGCATTATGTTCTAAATAATCTTGTAAGTCCTGAAGATCCTCGGAGAGCGATGAACAACGTAGTTATAGCCGCTAATCAACAAAGAGGTCAGTCAATCAGTTGGCAATCAAGATTTAAAAATCTAGCTGAGGAATTAGAAGCAATAAGCCTAGCCAGCGGTTTAGGATGGGATATTGTCTTAGATACATCAAACAATCAATTTCTACTGGATGTTTACGAAGGGAAAAACCTGAGTGTAGATAATCAAGATGGTCATTCCCCTGTTTTTTTCTCTCCTGAATTCGGCAATCTCAGATCTCAAGGTTTTGTGGACAGCGACTTGGATTATAGAAACATCGGTTATGTCGGTGGCCAAGGTGAAGGAGTCGAAAGAGAAATCATCGAGTTAGGAGAAGCCGCTGGCATTAATCGGTATGAAGTTTTCATTGATGCAAGAGACATCGGCGGTGAAGACGAAGAGGGTAACGAGATTACACCAGAAGAAGAAAAAGCCATGTTATCAGATCGAGGGCAACAGAAACTGGATGAGATGCAAAATGAAATGTATTTAGAAGCACAGATAATGTCGCCGGTCAGTCAAACAGTCTATGAACATGAGTTTATTGGTTACGCTAGTCCTTATCAACCTTTGTATGACAGGAAAAAGAAAACGGAGTTATTCGGTCCATTTGTGTACGAAAAAGATTACAACCTAGGAGATATTGTAACGGTTATGAACCGCGCGTGGGGTGTTATTGCGGATCAACGGATTACAGAAATAACGGAAATTCATGAAGCGAGTGGATTTCAGCTTGAGGCGACATTCGGTTTAGCGAGACCGACCCTTATCTCGAAATTAAAAAGACAATTTTCACAGATGGAAGGTGAGGTGAAGCGGTAA
- a CDS encoding RNA-directed DNA polymerase — translation MKRQGYIYEKIYDINNIKHAIMKASLGKRNQKRVSTILNDMDYYAYQIQKMLVNKTYTPSKPQIKTIKDTSSNKIRTIYKPNFYPDQIIHWALMLQIEPILSKGMYEYSCGSVPKRGTSQGQRIVKRWLDSDFKNTKYCLKMDVKKFYPSINGEILKRMFRRKIKDNDCLWLIDIIIDGNKGQPIGFYTSQWFANFFLEGLDHMIKEKLGVKYYVRYVDDLVLLGSNKRKLHRARKEIESYLNDIDLTLKDNWQVFRTSKRDIDFLGVRLSRNKVTLRKRNALRIRRRVRKVKRKGFLNEKDASAIISYWGWIKRSNSYHFYHKNVKPIVSMNLARKVVSTNAKIRNVGGREFIAKLKTT, via the coding sequence TTGAAAAGACAGGGATACATTTATGAAAAGATATACGATATTAACAACATAAAACACGCTATTATGAAAGCTTCTCTTGGCAAACGTAATCAAAAGCGTGTCAGTACCATTTTAAATGATATGGATTATTACGCTTATCAAATACAAAAGATGCTTGTTAATAAAACATACACACCATCTAAACCACAAATAAAAACAATAAAAGATACATCCAGTAACAAGATAAGAACTATCTATAAGCCTAACTTTTACCCTGACCAAATCATTCATTGGGCATTGATGCTACAAATAGAACCCATTCTTTCGAAAGGGATGTATGAATATAGTTGTGGTAGTGTTCCGAAGCGAGGTACTAGCCAAGGACAAAGGATTGTGAAAAGATGGTTAGATTCTGATTTTAAGAACACAAAATATTGTTTGAAAATGGATGTAAAGAAATTTTACCCGTCTATAAACGGTGAAATCTTAAAACGAATGTTTCGCAGAAAAATCAAAGACAATGATTGCTTATGGTTAATAGACATTATTATTGACGGTAATAAGGGGCAACCAATAGGGTTCTACACTAGTCAGTGGTTTGCGAACTTCTTTTTAGAGGGATTAGATCACATGATAAAAGAGAAACTTGGCGTAAAGTATTACGTTCGATATGTGGATGACTTGGTGTTGTTAGGCTCCAATAAGCGAAAATTGCACAGAGCAAGAAAAGAAATCGAATCTTATCTTAATGATATTGATTTAACATTGAAGGACAACTGGCAAGTTTTTCGAACAAGCAAACGAGATATAGACTTTCTGGGTGTAAGGTTATCTCGAAACAAAGTCACGTTACGCAAAAGAAACGCTTTACGAATAAGGAGAAGAGTCAGAAAGGTTAAACGCAAAGGATTTTTAAACGAGAAAGACGCATCCGCTATCATCAGTTATTGGGGATGGATTAAACGAAGTAATAGTTATCATTTTTATCATAAGAATGTGAAACCTATCGTTTCTATGAATTTGGCAAGAAAGGTGGTGAGTACGAATGCAAAAATACGGAATGTTGGTGGACGAGAATTTATTGCTAAGCTCAAGACAACTTGA
- a CDS encoding GAF domain-containing protein, translating to MSLFEWLSDSKTYKKLDESFSNQVSNLNPDTVLILLNAFLWIAIFIFIVYWGVKIYKIAKTPGKDLIKKYKENLQRTSDDSKQKSIILTLIDQVNDEIKDLVSLDDQKTDLVHEHGKKVLNFTTTQVPLSLKSTKSINHRCAVFVLDEEDPSKLKIFEGCGYSIKGKEKLRLDSKESIAGKAFTSGEYQYEKDLTKSKDFKPHPKATKEYFSLLCYPVVVNEKVVAVLSIDGSVKDCFTKDDIAYVKMFSNLVGITLSVMKYNVTNQKERGDIDGEIQNTG from the coding sequence TTGAGCTTATTTGAATGGCTTTCAGATTCCAAAACCTACAAGAAGTTAGATGAATCATTTTCAAATCAAGTAAGTAATCTTAATCCTGATACAGTTCTTATTTTGCTCAACGCCTTTTTGTGGATAGCGATTTTTATATTTATTGTGTATTGGGGCGTTAAAATATATAAAATCGCAAAAACACCAGGTAAAGATCTAATTAAGAAATACAAAGAAAATCTGCAAAGAACTAGCGATGATTCTAAACAGAAATCGATAATTCTTACTTTGATTGATCAAGTTAATGACGAGATTAAAGACCTAGTTTCTTTAGATGATCAAAAGACTGATTTAGTTCATGAACATGGTAAAAAGGTGCTTAATTTTACAACAACCCAGGTTCCTCTTTCGTTAAAAAGCACCAAAAGTATAAATCATCGTTGTGCAGTTTTTGTTTTAGATGAAGAAGATCCTTCAAAGCTTAAAATATTTGAAGGTTGCGGATACAGTATTAAGGGTAAAGAAAAATTAAGGTTAGATAGCAAGGAAAGTATTGCAGGAAAAGCATTCACCAGCGGAGAATATCAATATGAAAAAGACCTAACAAAAAGTAAGGATTTTAAGCCGCATCCCAAAGCGACAAAGGAGTACTTTTCCTTACTCTGCTATCCTGTTGTTGTTAATGAGAAGGTTGTTGCTGTACTAAGTATTGATGGGTCTGTTAAAGATTGTTTTACAAAAGACGACATTGCATATGTCAAAATGTTTTCAAATCTAGTAGGTATTACATTGAGCGTAATGAAGTATAATGTAACTAACCAAAAAGAGAGGGGAGATATCGATGGCGAAATACAGAACACTGGATGA
- a CDS encoding helix-turn-helix domain-containing protein, whose protein sequence is MIKSNLKALLDERELSLRQVSRDINHRLESIRQLYNDELERYPRELLDKLCTYLDVSPGDLLKHEKEPTE, encoded by the coding sequence ATGATTAAATCAAATTTAAAGGCCTTGCTTGATGAAAGAGAGTTGTCATTGCGCCAAGTTTCCAGAGATATCAATCACAGACTAGAATCGATTAGGCAACTATATAACGATGAATTAGAAAGGTATCCTAGGGAGTTACTAGACAAGCTCTGTACTTATCTTGATGTTAGCCCTGGTGACTTACTCAAACACGAAAAAGAGCCTACAGAATAA
- a CDS encoding tyrosine-type recombinase/integrase — protein sequence MKLSNLWSVYEMDKRTQGYSKHTLQAYAIQFRLLVEALEDMNIEEITVFHLKQYIAAHADRLKTSSLEHRIKTMRSLFRYANEEGIIETNPAARLKFPKQGARVPKFLKEETIELLRIGSKTALESTLIEFMYSAGVRIGEVYRLNRDDFNFSDRSVIVRGKGDKEREVYFSKRAEIWIKRYLKERQDEDPAFIVTERNPHRRMSIAQIRYVVKRIAKRAGVDENVYPHKLRHTYATHLVNRGAPIEVIQQFLGHSKTETTMIYAHLSGEHRREVYRKYF from the coding sequence ATGAAACTATCAAATCTCTGGTCGGTTTATGAAATGGACAAGCGTACACAAGGGTACTCGAAGCACACGTTACAAGCCTATGCTATTCAGTTTAGATTATTAGTTGAAGCGTTAGAGGATATGAACATCGAGGAAATAACGGTATTCCACTTAAAGCAATACATTGCCGCACATGCGGATCGACTCAAGACCAGTAGCCTGGAACATCGAATTAAAACAATGAGATCTCTTTTTCGTTACGCGAATGAAGAGGGGATTATCGAAACGAATCCTGCTGCTAGACTTAAGTTTCCTAAACAAGGTGCAAGGGTGCCTAAATTTTTAAAAGAAGAAACGATTGAGTTGCTTAGAATCGGTTCTAAAACTGCTCTGGAATCAACACTTATTGAGTTTATGTATTCAGCTGGTGTGCGGATCGGGGAAGTGTACAGATTGAATCGTGATGACTTCAACTTCTCTGACCGCTCCGTCATCGTGAGAGGGAAGGGAGATAAAGAGAGGGAAGTTTATTTCTCAAAACGTGCTGAGATATGGATCAAGCGTTACCTCAAAGAAAGACAGGATGAAGATCCAGCTTTTATTGTCACTGAGCGCAATCCACACAGAAGAATGAGTATCGCTCAGATTCGTTATGTAGTAAAAAGGATTGCGAAGCGTGCTGGAGTGGACGAGAACGTGTACCCACACAAATTAAGACACACTTACGCTACGCACTTAGTTAACCGCGGTGCACCTATAGAAGTTATCCAACAATTCCTAGGTCATAGCAAAACCGAAACAACTATGATCTATGCTCATTTATCCGGTGAACACAGAAGAGAAGTTTATAGAAAGTATTTTTAG
- a CDS encoding phage holin, producing the protein MGKQTVIRIIVFALAWVNTLLANTVYDLSWINEESVSLFVAFVWSMWTGWKDNDIRKKTIENKAKLKELEEMKNND; encoded by the coding sequence ATGGGTAAACAAACCGTTATTCGAATTATCGTATTCGCTTTAGCTTGGGTTAACACTCTTCTAGCCAATACAGTTTATGACCTATCGTGGATTAATGAAGAGTCTGTATCGTTATTTGTAGCATTTGTTTGGTCTATGTGGACAGGTTGGAAAGATAATGACATTCGTAAAAAGACTATTGAAAATAAGGCTAAGTTAAAAGAATTAGAGGAGATGAAGAATAATGACTAA
- a CDS encoding peptidoglycan recognition protein family protein produces the protein MTKIIDIRNETPKRSTRAESRIKKIARHHSATLTGDFWSFWNGRWKGLGWLTGGYHEIIFPDGTVQLCYDSTVITNGVKDHNTVTYHICMVGNGSFTDAQEKAWEERCKLAMKRFGLKESDVLGHKEFSGQNTACPGIDMNKVRASLKGNKVEVKEEVIKEVVKPVVKGVQTSSQRVLRNVRPFMTGEDVKVVQRAVGAKVDGFYGDETERLVRAFQEQHNLIIDGIAGPQVFNAIKAGKKLSKPKYSRLLRVASPMMRGKDVEAVQTALGVAIDGWYGPVTEGAVKDFQRSQGIAVDGIVGPQTWSKLF, from the coding sequence ATGACTAAAATTATTGATATCAGAAACGAAACCCCTAAACGATCTACACGTGCTGAGTCTCGAATTAAAAAAATCGCTCGCCATCACTCAGCCACACTAACAGGGGACTTTTGGTCCTTCTGGAACGGTAGATGGAAAGGACTAGGCTGGTTAACGGGTGGTTACCATGAGATTATCTTTCCAGATGGGACGGTTCAACTCTGTTATGATTCTACCGTTATTACAAATGGGGTAAAAGACCACAACACTGTCACGTATCACATTTGTATGGTTGGTAACGGCTCATTTACAGACGCCCAAGAAAAGGCATGGGAAGAACGTTGTAAGCTTGCTATGAAGCGTTTTGGATTGAAAGAAAGTGATGTTCTAGGTCATAAAGAATTTAGTGGTCAAAACACAGCGTGCCCTGGCATTGATATGAACAAAGTGAGAGCATCACTTAAAGGGAATAAAGTAGAAGTGAAGGAAGAAGTTATTAAAGAAGTAGTTAAGCCGGTTGTAAAAGGGGTTCAAACGTCTTCACAACGAGTTTTAAGGAACGTTAGACCATTTATGACAGGAGAGGATGTAAAAGTCGTTCAACGTGCTGTAGGAGCTAAAGTGGATGGTTTCTATGGGGATGAAACAGAACGTCTTGTTAGAGCATTCCAAGAGCAGCACAACCTCATAATCGATGGAATAGCAGGACCTCAAGTCTTTAATGCTATCAAAGCCGGTAAGAAACTTTCTAAACCTAAATACAGTCGTTTATTACGTGTGGCTTCTCCTATGATGAGAGGAAAAGACGTTGAAGCCGTTCAAACAGCTCTAGGAGTAGCTATTGATGGTTGGTATGGTCCAGTAACAGAAGGAGCAGTTAAAGACTTCCAACGTTCTCAAGGGATCGCTGTAGATGGTATTGTAGGTCCTCAAACTTGGAGTAAATTGTTCTAA
- a CDS encoding type II toxin-antitoxin system VapC family toxin, with product MEKRIQPIEKRKELINRFKKQKALNDKNKKQIFENLNNFQLSIHPDAIEWYESTRVVPLLMSNEKKSVVFSINDANWGNTTIPYPETIYLDANPIIDIALDRENSDLVKSFLTSVTQQDGVIFWSSHTKQEVTRVLHASEYSKYADLNGITKRGNTPSWKMAENKMTSYQSSQLNKSVLQKRDELFSLLENLGLEVTANDYNDTVVHRSAETLYSTYGGSIEDAKHVAIANSIGVNDILSHDKGFLNYPNLNIYGNSYAITRKFLMNAKPNDFIDINSFTLIKKEAK from the coding sequence ATGGAAAAAAGGATCCAACCTATAGAAAAAAGAAAAGAATTAATAAACCGATTTAAAAAACAAAAAGCATTAAATGATAAAAATAAAAAACAAATATTTGAAAATCTAAATAACTTTCAACTGAGTATCCATCCTGATGCAATAGAATGGTACGAAAGCACGAGGGTGGTTCCTTTACTGATGAGTAACGAAAAAAAATCTGTTGTTTTTAGTATTAACGATGCTAATTGGGGAAATACCACAATTCCTTATCCAGAGACTATATATTTAGATGCGAATCCAATTATAGACATAGCTCTAGATCGTGAAAATAGTGATTTAGTAAAGTCTTTTCTAACTAGCGTGACTCAACAAGACGGTGTAATTTTTTGGTCTTCACATACTAAACAGGAAGTTACGAGAGTTCTACACGCTTCAGAATATAGTAAATATGCAGATTTGAATGGTATAACAAAGCGCGGCAACACACCAAGTTGGAAAATGGCAGAAAATAAAATGACCTCATATCAATCTAGTCAATTGAATAAATCTGTTCTCCAAAAACGAGATGAGCTTTTTTCGCTTTTAGAGAACTTAGGTTTAGAAGTAACTGCAAATGATTATAATGATACTGTTGTTCATAGGTCAGCTGAAACATTGTATTCAACTTATGGTGGAAGTATCGAAGACGCAAAACATGTTGCTATTGCTAACTCAATTGGAGTCAATGATATTCTAAGTCATGACAAAGGATTTTTAAATTATCCTAATCTCAACATCTATGGAAATAGTTATGCAATTACTCGTAAATTTTTAATGAATGCGAAGCCAAATGACTTTATAGATATTAATTCCTTCACACTTATAAAAAAAGAAGCTAAATGA
- a CDS encoding helix-turn-helix domain-containing protein, translated as MGIYLKSKGISKTWLAEQIEAERSQVSNWCKNIDGVAKSTPSVGYLIRIMNVLNVHDIAELFEEVS; from the coding sequence TTGGGGATATATTTAAAATCAAAAGGGATTTCTAAAACTTGGTTAGCGGAACAAATAGAGGCAGAGCGTTCCCAAGTTTCTAATTGGTGCAAAAACATTGACGGAGTAGCAAAATCTACACCTTCTGTGGGATATTTAATACGAATAATGAATGTGTTGAATGTTCATGATATTGCAGAGTTGTTTGAGGAAGTTAGTTAA
- a CDS encoding TetR/AcrR family transcriptional regulator, whose protein sequence is MMKSNSKQAMQTKNFLKKAFIEIVHKKGYSAVTVKDIVDYAQYNRTTYYVYYQNINELVEELMNEMFEAIQYYSTSKYQSDSRVKVEELTTNSFDLLYYIYDHRDYFTLLLLEDTLPNIHQQLPEAIFNLLKNKFDIQYDVSSVDDYHQKRYMAYGTAGLIMDWIAQGFDVTPGEMTDRLIRILNTFARGFVIKEIDA, encoded by the coding sequence ATGATGAAATCCAACTCCAAACAAGCGATGCAGACAAAGAATTTCTTAAAAAAGGCATTTATTGAAATCGTACATAAAAAGGGATATAGTGCTGTTACGGTGAAGGACATCGTTGATTATGCGCAATATAATCGAACAACCTATTATGTGTATTATCAAAACATAAATGAGCTTGTTGAAGAGTTAATGAATGAAATGTTTGAAGCCATTCAGTATTACAGCACGTCAAAATACCAAAGTGATAGTCGGGTAAAAGTAGAAGAGTTAACAACAAACTCGTTCGATTTGTTGTATTATATTTACGATCACCGTGATTACTTTACATTATTACTTTTAGAAGATACTTTGCCAAACATTCACCAGCAACTGCCTGAAGCGATATTTAATTTATTGAAAAATAAATTCGATATTCAATACGACGTATCTTCTGTTGATGATTACCACCAAAAGCGTTATATGGCATATGGTACGGCAGGATTAATTATGGACTGGATTGCGCAGGGTTTTGATGTGACACCCGGTGAAATGACAGATCGCCTCATACGTATTTTAAATACCTTTGCAAGAGGGTTTGTTATAAAGGAAATCGACGCTTAA
- a CDS encoding zinc-binding dehydrogenase, whose translation MRGWLFSGTNKPLELIEKEVPKAIPGHVVIDVKAAGLCHSDVAALQDPGWMPLFPNGPVIMGHEFAGVVIEVGEGVEGIKVGDRVGANPMDRATKITAGYNYDGGYAEKVRVPAHQCVIIPESVSFMEGAASTDAGITAYRALFSIGQAKEGTKLGIIGIGGLGQFALQMALIKGCEVYATDVSPEARKLAEELGATKVYDTILDMKEAECDVIVDFAGFGQTTSDALEAVKVQGTVVIVGMGKLESNINTYLMITKEIKLLGSNGGSVEDLKGVYDCFATGRMSPNLITIPFEEIDKGIEKLKNHEVKGRLVAVFE comes from the coding sequence ATGAGAGGTTGGCTATTTTCAGGTACAAATAAACCACTAGAATTGATTGAAAAAGAAGTTCCAAAAGCGATTCCAGGTCACGTTGTGATAGACGTGAAAGCTGCTGGTCTATGTCATTCAGACGTTGCAGCATTACAAGATCCAGGTTGGATGCCACTTTTCCCAAATGGTCCTGTTATTATGGGACATGAGTTTGCTGGGGTTGTTATTGAAGTGGGTGAAGGTGTTGAAGGTATTAAAGTTGGAGATCGCGTTGGGGCTAACCCAATGGATCGAGCAACGAAAATAACTGCTGGGTACAACTATGACGGTGGATATGCAGAAAAAGTTCGAGTTCCTGCTCACCAATGTGTAATTATCCCTGAAAGCGTTTCATTTATGGAGGGAGCAGCTTCAACAGACGCAGGAATCACAGCGTATCGTGCTCTTTTCAGTATTGGACAAGCAAAAGAAGGTACAAAATTAGGAATTATCGGTATCGGTGGACTTGGTCAATTTGCTCTACAAATGGCATTGATTAAAGGGTGCGAAGTATACGCTACAGATGTATCTCCAGAAGCTCGAAAACTTGCTGAAGAATTAGGGGCTACAAAAGTTTACGATACTATTTTAGATATGAAAGAAGCTGAATGTGATGTTATTGTTGACTTTGCTGGCTTTGGACAAACAACTTCTGATGCACTAGAAGCTGTAAAAGTTCAAGGAACAGTTGTCATAGTTGGTATGGGTAAATTAGAATCAAATATCAACACGTATTTAATGATTACGAAAGAAATTAAGCTATTAGGAAGTAATGGTGGGTCAGTAGAAGATCTGAAAGGTGTATATGATTGTTTCGCTACTGGAAGAATGAGCCCAAATTTAATCACAATCCCATTTGAAGAAATCGACAAAGGTATAGAAAAACTGAAAAATCATGAAGTAAAGGGACGCTTAGTAGCTGTATTTGAATAA
- a CDS encoding LacI family DNA-binding transcriptional regulator, producing the protein MATISDVAKLSGLSKTTVSRVINNHPYVSEKKRELVLKAMKELGYTPNPSARRLRGQLTTTLGVIVPRIVNPFFAHLINSIEQAAYKKGYQVLICQSYEDKQKELAFLDLLKTKQVDGIIMTSIENDWAVIESYNEYGPIMLCNDYVNQKEVPMIRLDQSKGAYTGANHLIERGHQKIAYCTGGLFDEEGKGKDRNQGFQRALSEAGIKIDPKWIFIDQHTIEDGKHVLRQILEMKDRPTAIFTGSDEVAGGIILEAKDHGLTIPNDLAVIGFDDQPIAEIVDPKLTTIRQPVDQMGEKSIETMIQMLENPEMEIKNYELPIELIVRQST; encoded by the coding sequence GTGGCTACCATATCAGATGTTGCAAAATTATCGGGATTATCGAAGACGACGGTTTCCCGTGTGATAAATAATCATCCTTATGTTTCAGAAAAGAAGAGAGAGCTAGTACTAAAGGCTATGAAAGAGCTTGGATATACACCGAACCCTTCCGCAAGAAGGCTGAGAGGTCAGTTAACAACGACATTAGGCGTTATTGTCCCTCGAATTGTGAATCCATTCTTTGCACATTTAATAAATTCTATTGAGCAAGCTGCCTATAAAAAGGGTTATCAAGTGTTGATTTGTCAAAGTTATGAAGATAAACAAAAAGAATTAGCATTTTTAGATTTATTAAAAACAAAGCAAGTAGACGGAATTATTATGACTTCAATTGAAAATGATTGGGCGGTTATAGAATCATATAATGAGTATGGGCCTATTATGTTATGTAATGATTACGTAAATCAAAAAGAAGTTCCGATGATTCGCCTAGATCAATCAAAAGGGGCTTATACAGGGGCCAATCATTTAATTGAACGGGGGCATCAAAAAATAGCCTACTGTACCGGTGGATTATTTGATGAAGAAGGAAAAGGGAAAGATCGCAATCAGGGGTTTCAAAGAGCACTAAGTGAAGCTGGAATTAAGATTGATCCAAAATGGATTTTTATTGATCAACATACGATTGAAGACGGCAAACACGTACTAAGACAAATTTTAGAGATGAAAGACCGCCCCACTGCTATTTTTACAGGGAGTGATGAAGTGGCGGGTGGAATTATCCTGGAAGCAAAAGATCATGGTTTAACGATTCCTAATGATCTAGCTGTTATTGGGTTTGATGATCAACCAATTGCAGAGATAGTAGATCCTAAATTAACGACCATTCGCCAACCTGTTGATCAAATGGGGGAAAAATCAATAGAAACTATGATTCAAATGCTCGAGAATCCAGAAATGGAGATCAAAAATTATGAGCTTCCAATAGAATTAATTGTACGACAATCGACGTAA